A genome region from Setaria italica strain Yugu1 chromosome III, Setaria_italica_v2.0, whole genome shotgun sequence includes the following:
- the LOC101772943 gene encoding uncharacterized protein LOC101772943, translating into MAQSQTSFSERTNTLFSIAKDLSQEFGAHVAVIAFSPTGERKAYGAPTANSILCNYLPEIHSSSSQALTEIAREATNRVDGMKREVEETVFQAKMERALQATAWSKILAAQTSAGKQNCWEVDVEALRADKFLVFVRALDALRTDIQRYLDAMESS; encoded by the coding sequence ATGGCTCAAAGCCAGACAAGCTTCTCAGAGCGCACCAACACGCTCTTCTCCATAGCAAAAGACCTCTCCCAGGAGTTTGGCGCCCACGTTGCCGTCATCGCGTTCTCCCCCACTGGCGAGCGCAAAGCCTATGGAGCACCCACCGCGAACTCCATCCTATGCAACTACCTCCCGGAGATCCATAGCTCGTCGTCTCAAGCTTTGACTGAAATAGCAAGGGAGGCCACCAACAGGGTTGATGGAATGAAGCGGGAGGTAGAGGAGACCGTTTTCCAGGCTAAGATGGAAAGGGCGCTTCAAGCTACCGCATGGTCGAAgatcttggcggctcaaacAAGCGCGGGGAAACAGAACTGTTGGGAGGTGGATGTGGAAGCGCTCAGGGCGGACAAGTTCCTGGTGTTCGTCAGGGCGTTGGACGCGCTAAGGACCGACATCCAACGCTACCTCGACGCAATGGAATCATCCTAG